In Macrotis lagotis isolate mMagLag1 chromosome 8, bilby.v1.9.chrom.fasta, whole genome shotgun sequence, a single genomic region encodes these proteins:
- the ZXDC gene encoding zinc finger protein ZXDC, which produces MEIQGLLAARTPRGAQHGGAACARPPPPPPPPAASRACAAPGPPAASAPARRRLLLRGPEDGGPPPRRDKPPGPGQAAAPSPPPAEPPPEADSFLLLVNVGRGAAEAGARPREPRGQPPAAAAPPGSQNLLVRIENGLLTLAAPPGPPPPGPPPPGPPPPPPPPPGPPPPAPAGPGVLLLLRCPEPGCAQTFPKKHQLRLHLLSHGAARAPRPFRCPLDGCGWAFTTSYKLKRHLQSHDKLRPFSCPAGGCAKRFTTVYNLKAHMKGHEQENTFKCEVCAERFPTHAKLAAHQRCHFEPERPYKCEFPGCEKTFITVSALFSHNRAHFREQELFSCSFPGCNKQYDKACRLKIHLRSHTGERPFICDSDGCGWSFTSMSKLLRHKRKHEDDRRFTCPVEGCGKSFTRAEHLKGHSVTHLGTKPFECPVEGCCARFSARSSLYIHSKKHLQDVDALRSRCPVSSCNKLFTSKHSMKSHMAKQHNFSSDLLSQLEATSFLTPSSELTSPAPSELSNIDLVSLFSNVSGNSSAITTDMALVNSGILTIDVASVSSTLGGNLSVNNHGGSLGQAVDPLILVASSDMPHSLDSSLLLGTTATVLQQSTLNLDDVQTVNAEALGSLASLSVKNSGQDLPALTSSNNLTIEPAALTPSSSLTGSNVPGLLTPPKTEQDLLPGSDIVGQQEGNKVVTQFVFSNPTVSYSAQKDVDLNPGPGTTFLESGGSARTDYRAIQLVKKKKEKGPGSSTGSSGSTQRKLKGGKVSPTNFSTSHNSRLCGNIVVPNGGLTVRDPATGAQFVQIQLLQDDPPGDGDSPFQLSSQSSTSHSQLTVDLPVHILQEPHTSTEDDAGSDNSQFTGSTINLQDLE; this is translated from the exons ATGGAAATCCAGGGGCTGCTCGCGGCCCGGACCCCGCGCGGCGCCCAACATGGCGGCGCCGCCTGcgcccggccgccgccgccgccgccgccgcccgcggcCTCCCGGGCCTGCGCAGCGCCCGGGCCTCCGGCCGCCTCGGCCCCCGCGCGGCGCCGCCTGCTGCTCCGGGGCCCCGAAGATGGCGGGCCGCCGCCGCGGAGGGACAAGCCGCCCGGGCCCGGCCAGGCCGCCGCCCCGAGCCCGCCGCCCGCGGA gccgccgcccgagGCCGACTCCTTCCTGCTGCTGGTGAACGTGGGGCGGGGGGCCGCGGAGGCCGGGGCCCGGCCCCGGGAGCCCCGCGGGCagccgcccgccgccgccgcgccgccGGGCAGCCAGAACCTGCTGGTGCGCATCGAGAACGGCCTGCTGACGCTGGCGGCGCCGCCCGGcccgccgccccccggcccgccgccccccggcccgccgccgccgccgccgccgccgcccggcccgccgccccccgccccggccggGCCGGGCGTGCTGCTGCTGCTGCGCTGCCCCGAGCCCGGCTGCGCGCAGACCTTCCCCAAGAAGCACCAGCTGCGGCTGCACCTGCTGTCGCACGGCGCCGCGCGGGCCCCGCGCCCCTTCCGCTGCCCCCTGGACGGCTGCGGCTGGGCCTTCACCACCTCCTACAAGCTCAAGCGCCACCTGCAGTCGCACGACAAGCTGCGGCCCTTCAGCTGCCCGGCGGGCGGCTGCGCCAAGAGGTTCACCACGGTCTACAACCTCAAGGCGCACATGAAGGGCCACGAGCAGGAGAACACGTTCAAGTGCGAGGTCTGCGCCGAGCGCTTCCCCACGCACGCCAAGCTGGCGGCGCACCAGCGCTGCCACTTCGAGCCCGAGAGGCCCTACAAGTGCGAGTTCCCGG gTTGTGAGAAGACATTTATCACAGTAAGTGCTTTATTTTCCCATAATCGAGCCCACTTCAGAGAACAGGAGCTGTTTTCCTGCTCTTTTCCGGGATGCAACAAGCAGTATGATAAAGCCTGTCGCCTCAAGATCCATCTGAGGAGTCATACAG GTGAAAGGCCTTTCATCTGTGATTCGGACGGTTGTGGCTGGTCCTTCACCAGCATGTCTAAGCTTCTGCGGCATAAAAG GAAACATGAAGATGACCGGAGGTTTACATGTCCAGTAGAAGGCTGCGGTAAATCATTTACCAGAGCTGAGCATTTGAAAGGCCACAGCGTGACCCACTTGGGCACAAAGCCCTTTGAGTGTCCAGTAGAAG GTTGTTGCGCCCGGTTCTCTGCACGGAGCAGTCTGTACATCCACTCGAAGAAGCACCTGCAGGATGTAGATGCCCTGAGGAGCCGCTGCCCCGTATCCAGCTGTAACAAGCTGTTCACCTCCAAGCACAGCATGAAGTCGCACATGGCCAAGCAGCATAACTTCAGTTCAG ACCTTCTGAGCCAGCTGGAAGCGACGAGTTTTCTCACCCCCAGCAGTGAACTGACCAGCCCAGCCCCGAGCGAGCTTAGCAATATCGACCTCGTGTCTCTCTTCTCCAACGTGTCTGGTAACAGCTCTGCCATCACCACAGACATGGCCTTAGTCAACTCTGGAATTCTGACAATAGATGTGGCTTCGGTGAGCTCGACTCTCGGGGGGAACCTTTCGGTTAATAACCATGGTGGCTCCTTGGGGCAGGCAGTGGACCCCTTGATCCTGGTGGCCAGCAGTGACATGCCTCACAGCCTTGATAGCTCGCTATTGCTGGGTACAACTGCCACGGTTTTACAACAAAGCACTTTAAATTTGGATGATGTCCAGACTGTCAATGCAGAAGCGCTGGGGTCTTTGGCGTCTCTGTCTGTGAAAAACTCTGGTCAAgatcttccagctctgacatctaGCAATAATTTGACAATCGAGCCAGCGGCACTGACCCCATCCAGCAGCCTCACCGGGAGCAACGTTCCTGGCCTCCTGACGCCCCCCAAAACCGAGCAGGACTTACTGCCCGGCTCAGACATTGTCGGGCAGCAGGAGGGAAACAAAGTCGTGACTCAGTTTGTCTTCTCCAACCCAACAGTGAGCTACAGTGCTCAGAAGGATGTGGACCTGAACCCAGGGCCTGGGACCACCTTTCTG GAAAGTGGGGGTTCAGCAAGAACTGATTATCGAGCCATTCAgctagtcaagaaaaaaaaagagaaagggccTGGAAGCAGCACAG GGTCATCAGGATCTACTCAAAGGAAGTTAAAAGGTGGGAAAGTGAGTCCCACTAATTTCTCCACAAGTCATAACAGTCGACTCTGTGGGAATATTGTAGTACCAAATGGAGGTTTAACAGTACGAGATCCAGCCACTGGAGCTCAGTTTGTTCAGATTCAGTTATTGCAG GATGATCCCCCTGGCGATGGAGACTCACCATTTCAGCTCAGCTCCCAGTCTTCCACATCACATTCTCAACTTACTGTGGATTTACCAGTACATATACTTCAG GAGCCACATACTTCAACTGAGGATGATGCTGGTTCTGATAACTCACAGTTCACAGGAAGCACAATAAACTTACAGGACCTAGAATGA